The following are encoded together in the Panicum virgatum strain AP13 chromosome 6K, P.virgatum_v5, whole genome shotgun sequence genome:
- the LOC120711953 gene encoding protein phosphatase inhibitor 2-like isoform X1, giving the protein MRIEMMETRLLFSLVGSRHVKWNEDNLYEIESNKPVRQKITEPKTPYHPMIDDDGSLSPTRPFDKCLDETVQAEAILTALNGVASSSNNNSKDDGWASSDDETDAMEQEDDPEADTARLSFKEHRRAHYDEYRKVKELMRTGSLVEDEADENNRVDNSSEGKGMGKGAAVEDRKPSAQT; this is encoded by the exons ATGAG AATTGAGATGATGGAAACGAGACTACTTTTCAGCCTTGTAGG CTCTCGCCATGTGAAGTGGAATGAGGACAATTTGTATGAGATTGAATCAAACAAACCAGTGAGGCAGAAGATAACAGAGCCAAAGACACCGTATCATCCTATGATAGATGATGATG GTTCCCTATCCCCAACACGTCCTTTTGACAAATGTCTCGATGAGACTGTCCAGGCTGAAGCTATATTGACGGCCTTAAATGGTGTGGCTTCTTCAAGCAATAACAATTCAAAGGATGATGGTTGGGCATCCTCAGATGATGAGACTGATGCTATGGAACAAGAGGATG ATCCAGAAGCTGACACAGCAAGGTTGAGTTTCAAGGAGCATCGTCGTGCACACTACGATGAGTATCGCAAAGTTAAGGAACTGATGCGCACTGGGTCCCTTGTTGAGGATGAGGCTGATGAGAATAACAGGGTTGATAATAGCAGTGAAGGCAAGGGTATGGGGAAAGGTGCCGCAGTTGAGGACAGAAAACCCTCAGCGCAAACATGA
- the LOC120711953 gene encoding protein phosphatase inhibitor 2-like isoform X2 — protein sequence MSSRHVKWNEDNLYEIESNKPVRQKITEPKTPYHPMIDDDGSLSPTRPFDKCLDETVQAEAILTALNGVASSSNNNSKDDGWASSDDETDAMEQEDDPEADTARLSFKEHRRAHYDEYRKVKELMRTGSLVEDEADENNRVDNSSEGKGMGKGAAVEDRKPSAQT from the exons ATGAG CTCTCGCCATGTGAAGTGGAATGAGGACAATTTGTATGAGATTGAATCAAACAAACCAGTGAGGCAGAAGATAACAGAGCCAAAGACACCGTATCATCCTATGATAGATGATGATG GTTCCCTATCCCCAACACGTCCTTTTGACAAATGTCTCGATGAGACTGTCCAGGCTGAAGCTATATTGACGGCCTTAAATGGTGTGGCTTCTTCAAGCAATAACAATTCAAAGGATGATGGTTGGGCATCCTCAGATGATGAGACTGATGCTATGGAACAAGAGGATG ATCCAGAAGCTGACACAGCAAGGTTGAGTTTCAAGGAGCATCGTCGTGCACACTACGATGAGTATCGCAAAGTTAAGGAACTGATGCGCACTGGGTCCCTTGTTGAGGATGAGGCTGATGAGAATAACAGGGTTGATAATAGCAGTGAAGGCAAGGGTATGGGGAAAGGTGCCGCAGTTGAGGACAGAAAACCCTCAGCGCAAACATGA